Proteins encoded in a region of the Petroclostridium xylanilyticum genome:
- a CDS encoding HD domain-containing protein, translating into MEKIVPNRAEAYELLKEYNKNESLIRHALAVESVMLHFAELFREEDKEKWGIIGLVHDLDYEMYPDEHCKKVREILTERNWPEDYIRAIESHGWKICSDVEPLERMEKVLYTIDELTGLIAATALMRPSKSILDMEVKSVKKKWKQKGFAAGVNREIIEEGAKMLGMELDKVIEETIKGMQKVAESIGLKGNL; encoded by the coding sequence ATGGAGAAAATTGTTCCAAATAGGGCAGAGGCTTATGAACTTCTAAAAGAGTATAATAAAAATGAAAGTCTAATACGACATGCATTGGCTGTTGAATCTGTTATGTTGCACTTTGCAGAATTATTTAGAGAAGAAGACAAAGAAAAATGGGGAATTATAGGGCTAGTACATGACCTTGACTATGAGATGTACCCAGATGAGCATTGCAAAAAGGTAAGGGAAATACTAACAGAGAGAAATTGGCCTGAAGATTATATTCGGGCAATAGAAAGCCATGGCTGGAAGATTTGTTCTGATGTTGAGCCATTGGAGAGAATGGAAAAAGTGTTATATACAATTGATGAATTAACGGGACTGATTGCGGCTACAGCACTTATGCGGCCAAGTAAAAGCATACTGGATATGGAAGTAAAATCAGTCAAGAAGAAATGGAAACAGAAAGGGTTTGCGGCAGGAGTGAATAGAGAGATTATTGAAGAAGGAGCAAAAATGTTGGGGATGGAATTGGATAAAGTAATTGAAGAAACTATCAAAGGTATGCAGAAGGTAGCAGAGAGCATTGGTTTGAAAGGGAATCTATAA